The nucleotide sequence GCTCCGCGTCGGTCAGATACTTGCGCAGCTCGTCGCGTTCGAACAGCGCGAGCAGGTCGGCGCGCATCGGTTCGGGGGTACGCCGGACCAGGTCCACGTGGCCGCCGTCGCGCGCGAGCGTGCACGCCAGCACCACCTTGCGCCATTGCGCGGACATCACCGGATGGTCCTCGCGGGTGTGCCCGCCGCGGCTCTCCTCGCGCTCCAGCGCCGCCTTGGCGATGCACTCGGACACCAGCAGCATGTTGCGCAGGTCGATCGCGAGGTGCCAGCCGGGGTTGTACTGCCGGTGCCCCTCGACGCCGGCCTTCTCGGCCCGCGCCTTGAGTTCCCGCAGCCGGGTCAGCGCCTCGGCCATCTCGCCCTCGCGCCGGATGATGCCCACCAGGTCGTTCATCGTCTGCTGGAGTTCCTGGTGCACCGAATACGGGTTCTCGGCCCCGTCGTTGTCGAACGGCGCCACCGCCTCCGCCGCGGCGGCGTCGATCTGCTCCTGGTCCACGTCGCGGCGCGCGTCACCGAGCGCGGCGGCGTACTCGGCCGCGTGCAGGCCCGCGCGGCGGCCGAACACCAGCAGGTCCGACAGCGAGTTGCCGCCCAGCCGGTTGCTGCCGTGCATGCCGCCGGCCACCTCGCCCGCGGCGTACAGGCCCAGGACGCCGGGCGTCGCGGCGGTGTCGGGGTCGACCTCGATGCCGCCCATCACGTAGTGGCAGGTCGGGCCGACCTCCATCGGCTCGGCGGTGATGTCGACGTCGGCCAGTTCCTTGAACTGGTGGTGCATGGACGGGAGTTTGCGGCGGATCTCCTCGGCGGGCAGACGCGTGGACACGTCCAGGAACACGCCGCCGTGCGGGGTTCCGCGCCCGGCCTTGACCTCGGAGTTGATCGCGCGGGCGACCTCGTCGCGCGGCAGCAGCTCGGGCGGCCGGCGGTTGTTGTCCGGGTCGGAGTACCAGCGGTCGCCTTCCTCCTCGGACTGCGCGTACTTCTCCTTGAACACGTCCGGGACGTAGTCGAACATGAAGCGCTTGCCCTCGGAGTTGCGCAGCACGCCGCCGTCGCCGCGCACCGACTCGGTGACGAGGATGCCCTTCACACTCGGCGGCCAGACCATGCCGGTCGGGTGGAACTGCACGAACTCCATGTTGATCAGCGAGGCCCCCGCGAGCAGGGCGAGTGCCTGGCCGTCGCCGGTGTACTCCCACGAATTGGACGTCACCTTGAACGACTTGCCGATGCCGCCGGTCGCCAAGACGATCGCGGGCGCCTCGAACACCACGAAGCGGCCCGACTCGCGCCAGTAGCCGAACGCGCCGCTGATCCGGTTGCCGCCGTCGTCGGCCGGCTCGGTCAACAGGCGGGTGACCGTGGCCTCCTGATACACCCTCAGGCGCGACTCCGGGTCGCCCGTCGCGGCCTCGTCCTCCTGCTGGAGCGCGACGATCTTCTGCTGGAGCGTACGGATCAGCTCCAGGCCGGTCCGGTCGCCGACGTGCGCGAGCCGGGGGTACTCGTGGCCGCCGAAGTTGCGCTGGCTGATGCGCCCGTCCTTCGTGCGGTCGAACAGCGCACCCCAGGTCTCCAACTCCCAGACCCGGTCCGGCGCTTCCTTCGCGTGCAGCTCGGCCATGCGCCAGTGGTTGAGGAACTTGCCGCCGCGCATGGTGTCGCGGTAGTGCACCTGCCAGTTGTCGTTGCTGTTGACGTTCCCCATCGACGCCGCGATGCCGCCCTCGGCCATCACCGTGTGGGCCTTGCCGAACAGCGACTTGCAGACCACGGCGGTGCGCATCCCCCGCGCACGTGCCTCGATGGCCGCGCGAAGTCCCGCGCCGCCGGCCCCGATCACGACGACGTCATAGCTGTGCCGTTCCACTTCGGACATGAAGCTCGGTGCCTCTCTTGGGACGTGAGCAATGTGCGGAAAGAGCCAGGGGCTAGAAGAACGTCGGGTCGTCGAACGCGCCGGACGCGACGAGGTACACGTACAGGTCGGCGATCGCGACGCTGAACAGCGACGCCCACGCGAGCTGCATGTGCCGGGTGTTCAGCCGGCTGACGAACTGCCAGTAGCGGTAGCGCACGGGGTGTTTCGAGAAGTGCTTGAGCCGCCCGCCGATGATGTGCCGGCACGAGTGGCACGAGATCGTGTACGCCCAGATCAGCAGCACGTTCGCGAGCAGCACCAGCGTGCCCAGGCCCATGTGCCCCCACGCGCCGTGCTCGTCGCGGAAGGCGATGATCACGTCCCACGTGAGGATTCCGGCGACGATCACCGCGAAGTACAGGAAGTACCGGTGCGCGTTCTGCAGGATCAGCGGAAACCGCGTCTCACCGGTGTACTTGCCGCGCGGCTCGGGGACCGCGCAGGCGGACGGCGAGGCCCAGAAACCGCGGTAGTACGCCTTGCGGTAGTAGTAGCAGGTGAGGCGGAATCCGAGCGGGAAGATCAAAATGATCAGCGCGGGTGAAAGCGACCACCAGTCGCCGAAAATCGGCGCATTCGCGCTCAACGGCATGCTGTCGCAGTTGGTCGACAGACAGGGCGAGTAGAACGGCGAAACGTAAGGCTCGGCGAAGTAGTTGTCATTGGCGAACGCGCGCCACGTCGAGTAGACGATGAACGCGACCAGAATGGTGACGGTGACGGCCGAGCCCAGCCACCATCGGTCGGTACGGAGATGGCGCTCGGGAATCTGCGCCCTGCCGGGCGCGGCGGTGCCGGTGGCCATGCGTGAATGCCCTTCTCGGCTGCGTGTTCTCAGGTGTCGGCGCTGGGGCGGCACGGGTGACGGGGAAGCCCCGGGGTCCGTGCGCCGCCGTGGGGCGGTCGGCGCACGGACCCCGGGCCGGTCGGCGTTCAGGGCCGCTGGGGCCGCATGCCGCCGATGCCCTCGTCGTCCGCGTCCGCGAACAGCCCTGGGTCGTAGGGGAGTTCGGGGATCGTTTCGAGGTCGGCGCGGGGCTGCGGCGGTCCGGTGCGGGCGGTGCGGGCGGTGCGGGCGGTGCGCGGATCATGCTCGGCGAGCAGCGCGAGCGAATCGCGCAGCCGCTCGACGTCGCCGCAGGCGCGGCGTATGTCGCGCGTGTTGCCCACGCGGCTGCGCATCGAGCGCAGCACGCGGTCGAGTTCGTCCAGCTTCCGCCGGGCGCGGATCAGGTCG is from Yinghuangia sp. ASG 101 and encodes:
- a CDS encoding fumarate reductase/succinate dehydrogenase flavoprotein subunit; translation: MSEVERHSYDVVVIGAGGAGLRAAIEARARGMRTAVVCKSLFGKAHTVMAEGGIAASMGNVNSNDNWQVHYRDTMRGGKFLNHWRMAELHAKEAPDRVWELETWGALFDRTKDGRISQRNFGGHEYPRLAHVGDRTGLELIRTLQQKIVALQQEDEAATGDPESRLRVYQEATVTRLLTEPADDGGNRISGAFGYWRESGRFVVFEAPAIVLATGGIGKSFKVTSNSWEYTGDGQALALLAGASLINMEFVQFHPTGMVWPPSVKGILVTESVRGDGGVLRNSEGKRFMFDYVPDVFKEKYAQSEEEGDRWYSDPDNNRRPPELLPRDEVARAINSEVKAGRGTPHGGVFLDVSTRLPAEEIRRKLPSMHHQFKELADVDITAEPMEVGPTCHYVMGGIEVDPDTAATPGVLGLYAAGEVAGGMHGSNRLGGNSLSDLLVFGRRAGLHAAEYAAALGDARRDVDQEQIDAAAAEAVAPFDNDGAENPYSVHQELQQTMNDLVGIIRREGEMAEALTRLRELKARAEKAGVEGHRQYNPGWHLAIDLRNMLLVSECIAKAALEREESRGGHTREDHPVMSAQWRKVVLACTLARDGGHVDLVRRTPEPMRADLLALFERDELRKYLTDAELPPEADSRTASDEETD